In Gammaproteobacteria bacterium, one DNA window encodes the following:
- a CDS encoding efflux RND transporter periplasmic adaptor subunit yields MRSSLLLYSMPLIAGLQLLAGCSSGGNASVTPPAAQTAQPVEVMKITRRDLVQTLSLVGTVMPNESAQIQSEIAGVVQRIDFTEGQQVRSGEVLLKIEDSELVAQEAQAEVAYELARITLERVRDLSKSRNASQADLDRSTAEFNSARVELALVRSRLAKTEVKAPFNGVVGARSISPGDYVNTQTGITTVDDLSPLKVAFEVPERYLHKVRAGTAFALRSDGSGSAADAATTGKVYFVSSAVNRDTRSSLVKGVLDNAPDALRPGMFANIELVLDVRKQTLTVPEASILNSTQGPQIVLARPNGDDYTAAFIAVELGLRSEGLVEVRASENLENQSVVTAGVGALALYPDSPLSPRPAVQAYSAISQH; encoded by the coding sequence ATGCGTTCCAGCCTGCTTCTCTATTCGATGCCACTCATTGCGGGGCTCCAGCTGCTGGCCGGATGCTCCTCCGGCGGCAATGCCTCGGTGACACCACCGGCAGCCCAGACCGCACAGCCCGTTGAGGTGATGAAGATCACGCGGCGCGATCTGGTGCAGACCTTGAGCCTGGTGGGCACGGTGATGCCCAACGAGTCCGCGCAGATCCAGTCCGAGATCGCCGGCGTCGTGCAGCGGATCGACTTCACCGAAGGCCAGCAGGTTCGCTCAGGCGAGGTTCTGCTCAAGATCGAGGACAGCGAACTGGTTGCTCAGGAAGCGCAGGCCGAGGTGGCGTACGAACTGGCGCGCATTACCCTTGAACGGGTTCGGGATCTGAGCAAGTCACGCAATGCTTCACAAGCCGACCTCGATCGCTCGACCGCGGAGTTTAACAGCGCGCGAGTAGAGCTTGCGCTGGTGCGCAGCCGCCTTGCGAAAACCGAGGTCAAGGCGCCATTCAACGGCGTGGTCGGCGCCCGTTCGATTTCGCCGGGCGATTACGTCAATACGCAGACCGGCATCACCACGGTGGATGACCTGAGCCCACTCAAGGTCGCATTCGAGGTGCCGGAGCGTTATCTGCACAAGGTCCGCGCAGGCACCGCCTTCGCGCTGCGCTCCGACGGCTCCGGCTCCGCTGCGGACGCAGCGACCACCGGCAAGGTGTACTTCGTCAGTTCGGCCGTGAATCGGGACACCCGCTCCAGTCTGGTCAAGGGCGTGCTCGACAACGCGCCCGACGCCCTCAGGCCGGGCATGTTCGCCAATATCGAACTGGTGCTCGACGTGCGCAAACAGACACTGACGGTGCCGGAAGCATCGATCCTGAATTCGACACAGGGTCCGCAGATCGTGCTCGCGCGCCCGAACGGCGACGACTACACCGCCGCGTTCATCGCGGTCGAGCTCGGTCTGCGCAGCGAGGGCCTGGTGGAAGTCCGGGCCAGCGAAAACCTTGAGAATCAGTCCGTCGTGACCGCGGGCGTCGGTGCCCTCGCGCTGTATCCGGACAGCCCGCTGTCACCCCGCCCGGCGGTTCAGGCTTACAGCGCAATTTCGCAGCACTGA